The following coding sequences lie in one Capsicum annuum cultivar UCD-10X-F1 chromosome 5, UCD10Xv1.1, whole genome shotgun sequence genomic window:
- the LOC107871236 gene encoding uncharacterized protein LOC107871236 isoform X6 produces the protein MFSPFAVRKKKKIKHETKQKLKYTPLVIRSSRTTMPEPAVSPATPLDFTNPDGQLMVDTPMDTTTPLGICSNDNKHRRAATQWENSITGVDQRFSSFTEFREVLHKYSIAHGFTYNYKKNDSHRVTVKCKSEGCPWRIYASRLVTTQLIFIKKMNKNHTCEGAVVKAGYRATRGWVGNIIKEKLKFSPDYKPKDIATDIKREYGIQLNYSQAWRAKEIAREQLQGSYREAYSQLPSFCERIMETNPGSLATFVTKEDSSFHRLFVSFHASIYGFQQGCRPLLFLDSTVLYAKYQGIVLSAVGADGNDGVLPVAFAVVDEETDDNWNWFLSELKSAISTSRPITFVSAFQNGIRESLCDIFGKDSYHGYCLRHLGEKLNKDLHGKFSHEARCLLIQDLYAAAYAPKLEDFERCVENIKAISPDAYSWVVQSEPDHWANAFFGGARYDHMTSNFGQLFRDWVSDVSELPVTQMVDALQRKMMELNYTRCVDSSLWLTRLTPYMEEKLQNETSKSMSLQACNSHESTFEVRGEAVDLVDIDNWFCSCKAWQLSGLPCCHAIAIFECLGRSPYDYCSRYFTSESYRLTYSESINPIPLLEKPAKAEVDMEIMVSPPPTKRPAGRPKMKQPDSVDIIRRQLQCSKCKGLGHNKKTCNSKANKIDGSDPLLLTGMVVAEQPEVTA, from the exons ATGTTTTCCCCTTTCGCcgtgagaaaaaaaaaaaagataaaacatgaaacaaagcAGAAATTAAAGTATACCCCATTGGTTATCAG GTCCAGCAGGACAACTATGCCAGAGCCAGCGGTTTCTCCTGCTACCCCTTTGGATTTCACAAACCCTGACGGTCAGCTTATGGTTGATACACCCATGGATACGACAACACCATTAGGTATTTGTAGCAATGACAACAAGCACCGTAGGGCAGCTACACAGTGGGAAAACTCCATTACTGGCGTGGACCAAAGATTCAGTAGTTTTACTGAATTTCGTGAAGTCTTACACAAGTACTCAATTGCGCATGGATTTACATATAATTATAAGAAGAATGATAGTCACAGAGTAACGGTTAAATGCAAGTCTGAGGGTTGTCCTTGGCGTATATATGCATCAAGGTTGGTTACCACCCAGCtgatatttattaagaaaatgaataaaaaccATACATGTGAAGGAGCTGTCGTGAAAGCCGGATATCGAGCAACAAGGGGATGGGTGGGAAATATAATTAAGGAGAAGTTGAAGTTTTCTCCTGATTACAAACCAAAGGATATTGCCACTGACATTAAACGTGAATATGGCATTCAGTTGAACTATTCTCAGGCATGGCGTGCAAAAGAGATTGCAAGAGAGCAACTTCAGGGTTCTTATAGAGAAGCATACAGTCAGTTACCGTCATTCTGTGAGAGAATCATGGAAACTAATCCAGGTAGTCTTGCTACATTTGTCACAAAGGAGGACTCGAGTTTCCACCGGCTATTTGTCTCCTTTCATGCATCAATATATGGCTTTCAACAGGGCTGCCGCCCTCTTCTTTTCCTTGATAGCACTGTTCTCTATGCAAAATATCAAGGAATTGTATTGTCTGCGGTGGGTGCAGATGGGAATGATGGTGTCTTACCAGTAGCCTTTGCAGTTGTAGACGAGGAGACAGATGACAACTGGAATTGGTTTCTCTCTGAACTTAAATCTGCTATCTCAACCTCGCGACCAATAACATTTGTTTCTGCTTTCCAGAATGGTATAAGAGAGTCGTTGTGTGATATATTCGGCAAAGATAGCTATCATGGTTATTGTCTGCGGCACCTTGGTGAGAAATTAAATAAGGATTTGCATGGGAAGTTTTCACATGAAGCAAGGTGTCTTTTGATCCAAGATTTATATGCTGCTGCTTATGCGCCAAAACTGGAGGATTTTGAGCGCTGTGTTGAGAACATAAAGGCCATCTCACCTGATGCTTACAGTTGGGTCGTACAAAGTGAGCCTGATCATTGGGCAAATGCCTTTTTTGGTGGGGCAAGGTATGACCACATGACTTCTAACTTCGGACAACTTTTTCGTGATTGGGTATCCGATGTGAGTGAACTTCCAGTTACGCAGATGGTTGATGCCTTGCAAAGGAAGATGATGGAACTGAACTACACAAGGTGTGTTGATTCTAGTTTGTGGCTTACAAGATTGACACCTTATATGGAAGAAAAGCTTCAAAATGAGACGTCAAAGTCAATGTCACTTCAAGCATGCAACTCACATGAGAGCACATTTGAAGTCCGTGGAGAAGCTGTTGATTtagttgatattgataattggTTCTGCAGCTGCAAAGCATGGCAGCTCAGCGGGTTGCCTTGCTGCCATGCTATTGCTATATTCGAATGTCTGGGAAGGAGCCCATATGATTATTGCTCCAGATACTTCACAAGTGAGAGCTACCGTTTGACATACTCCGAATCAATCAACCCTATACCTCTTCTGGAAAAGCCTGCGAAAGCTGAAGTAGACATGGAAATCATGGTCAGTCCTCCTCCAACTAAACGTCCAGCTGGGCGACCAAAGATGAAACAACCAGACTCAGTTGATATAATTAGACGTCAGCTTCAGTGTAGCAAGTGCAAGGGCCTGGGGCACAATAAGAAGACATGCAA CAGCAAGGCAAATAAAATTGATGGATCTGATCCGCTACTTCTTACCGGCATGGTGGTAGCTGAACAACCTGAAGTCACTGCATGA
- the LOC107871236 gene encoding uncharacterized protein LOC107871236 isoform X1, with translation MAAKKIIAICQSGGEFVTNNVDGSLSYTGGNAYAVDIDEKTNVDAFKQELGDTFKFNVVGMTIKYFLPGNKKTLITVSKDKDLRRMVNFFKDSEQVEVFVIAEGAAVALNVSNMPASRSSRTTMPEPAVSPATPLDFTNPDGQLMVDTPMDTTTPLGICSNDNKHRRAATQWENSITGVDQRFSSFTEFREVLHKYSIAHGFTYNYKKNDSHRVTVKCKSEGCPWRIYASRLVTTQLIFIKKMNKNHTCEGAVVKAGYRATRGWVGNIIKEKLKFSPDYKPKDIATDIKREYGIQLNYSQAWRAKEIAREQLQGSYREAYSQLPSFCERIMETNPGSLATFVTKEDSSFHRLFVSFHASIYGFQQGCRPLLFLDSTVLYAKYQGIVLSAVGADGNDGVLPVAFAVVDEETDDNWNWFLSELKSAISTSRPITFVSAFQNGIRESLCDIFGKDSYHGYCLRHLGEKLNKDLHGKFSHEARCLLIQDLYAAAYAPKLEDFERCVENIKAISPDAYSWVVQSEPDHWANAFFGGARYDHMTSNFGQLFRDWVSDVSELPVTQMVDALQRKMMELNYTRCVDSSLWLTRLTPYMEEKLQNETSKSMSLQACNSHESTFEVRGEAVDLVDIDNWFCSCKAWQLSGLPCCHAIAIFECLGRSPYDYCSRYFTSESYRLTYSESINPIPLLEKPAKAEVDMEIMVSPPPTKRPAGRPKMKQPDSVDIIRRQLQCSKCKGLGHNKKTCNSKANKIDGSDPLLLTGMVVAEQPEVTA, from the exons ATGGCTGCAAAGAAAATCATTGCAATATGCCAATCTGGTGGGGAATTTGTGACCAATAATGTAGACGGATCTTTGAGTTACACCGGAGGGAATGCATATGCTGTAGATATCGATGAGAAAACGAATGTGGATGCCTTTAAGCAAGAACTAGGGGACACATTTAAGTTTAACGTAGTTGGAATGACCATAAAGTATTTTCTTCCGGGAAATAAAAAGACTCTCATCACAGTATCCAAAGATAAGGACCTACGACGCATGGTTAACTTCTTCAAGGATTCCGAGCAAGTAGAAGTCTTTGTAATCGCCGAAGGAGCTGCTGTTGCACTCAATGTTTCCAATATGCCTGCCAGTag GTCCAGCAGGACAACTATGCCAGAGCCAGCGGTTTCTCCTGCTACCCCTTTGGATTTCACAAACCCTGACGGTCAGCTTATGGTTGATACACCCATGGATACGACAACACCATTAGGTATTTGTAGCAATGACAACAAGCACCGTAGGGCAGCTACACAGTGGGAAAACTCCATTACTGGCGTGGACCAAAGATTCAGTAGTTTTACTGAATTTCGTGAAGTCTTACACAAGTACTCAATTGCGCATGGATTTACATATAATTATAAGAAGAATGATAGTCACAGAGTAACGGTTAAATGCAAGTCTGAGGGTTGTCCTTGGCGTATATATGCATCAAGGTTGGTTACCACCCAGCtgatatttattaagaaaatgaataaaaaccATACATGTGAAGGAGCTGTCGTGAAAGCCGGATATCGAGCAACAAGGGGATGGGTGGGAAATATAATTAAGGAGAAGTTGAAGTTTTCTCCTGATTACAAACCAAAGGATATTGCCACTGACATTAAACGTGAATATGGCATTCAGTTGAACTATTCTCAGGCATGGCGTGCAAAAGAGATTGCAAGAGAGCAACTTCAGGGTTCTTATAGAGAAGCATACAGTCAGTTACCGTCATTCTGTGAGAGAATCATGGAAACTAATCCAGGTAGTCTTGCTACATTTGTCACAAAGGAGGACTCGAGTTTCCACCGGCTATTTGTCTCCTTTCATGCATCAATATATGGCTTTCAACAGGGCTGCCGCCCTCTTCTTTTCCTTGATAGCACTGTTCTCTATGCAAAATATCAAGGAATTGTATTGTCTGCGGTGGGTGCAGATGGGAATGATGGTGTCTTACCAGTAGCCTTTGCAGTTGTAGACGAGGAGACAGATGACAACTGGAATTGGTTTCTCTCTGAACTTAAATCTGCTATCTCAACCTCGCGACCAATAACATTTGTTTCTGCTTTCCAGAATGGTATAAGAGAGTCGTTGTGTGATATATTCGGCAAAGATAGCTATCATGGTTATTGTCTGCGGCACCTTGGTGAGAAATTAAATAAGGATTTGCATGGGAAGTTTTCACATGAAGCAAGGTGTCTTTTGATCCAAGATTTATATGCTGCTGCTTATGCGCCAAAACTGGAGGATTTTGAGCGCTGTGTTGAGAACATAAAGGCCATCTCACCTGATGCTTACAGTTGGGTCGTACAAAGTGAGCCTGATCATTGGGCAAATGCCTTTTTTGGTGGGGCAAGGTATGACCACATGACTTCTAACTTCGGACAACTTTTTCGTGATTGGGTATCCGATGTGAGTGAACTTCCAGTTACGCAGATGGTTGATGCCTTGCAAAGGAAGATGATGGAACTGAACTACACAAGGTGTGTTGATTCTAGTTTGTGGCTTACAAGATTGACACCTTATATGGAAGAAAAGCTTCAAAATGAGACGTCAAAGTCAATGTCACTTCAAGCATGCAACTCACATGAGAGCACATTTGAAGTCCGTGGAGAAGCTGTTGATTtagttgatattgataattggTTCTGCAGCTGCAAAGCATGGCAGCTCAGCGGGTTGCCTTGCTGCCATGCTATTGCTATATTCGAATGTCTGGGAAGGAGCCCATATGATTATTGCTCCAGATACTTCACAAGTGAGAGCTACCGTTTGACATACTCCGAATCAATCAACCCTATACCTCTTCTGGAAAAGCCTGCGAAAGCTGAAGTAGACATGGAAATCATGGTCAGTCCTCCTCCAACTAAACGTCCAGCTGGGCGACCAAAGATGAAACAACCAGACTCAGTTGATATAATTAGACGTCAGCTTCAGTGTAGCAAGTGCAAGGGCCTGGGGCACAATAAGAAGACATGCAA CAGCAAGGCAAATAAAATTGATGGATCTGATCCGCTACTTCTTACCGGCATGGTGGTAGCTGAACAACCTGAAGTCACTGCATGA
- the LOC107871236 gene encoding uncharacterized protein LOC107871236 isoform X2: MAAKKIIAICQSGGEFVTNNVDGSLSYTGGNAYAVDIDEKTNVDAFKQELGDTFKFNVVGMTIKYFLPGNKKTLITVSKDKDLRRMVNFFKDSEQVEVFVIAEGAAVALNVSNMPASRSSRTTMPEPAVSPATPLDFTNPDGQLMVDTPMDTTTPLGICSNDNKHRRAATQWENSITGVDQRFSSFTEFREVLHKYSIAHGFTYNYKKNDSHRVTVKCKSEGCPWRIYASRLVTTQLIFIKKMNKNHTCEGAVVKAGYRATRGWVGNIIKEKLKFSPDYKPKDIATDIKREYGIQLNYSQAWRAKEIAREQLQGSYREAYSQLPSFCERIMETNPGSLATFVTKEDSSFHRLFVSFHASIYGFQQGCRPLLFLDSTVLYAKYQGIVLSAVGADGNDGVLPVAFAVVDEETDDNWNWFLSELKSAISTSRPITFVSAFQNGIRESLCDIFGKDSYHGYCLRHLGEKLNKDLHGKFSHEARCLLIQDLYAAAYAPKLEDFERCVENIKAISPDAYSWVVQSEPDHWANAFFGGARYDHMTSNFGQLFRDWVSDVSELPVTQMVDALQRKMMELNYTRCVDSSLWLTRLTPYMEEKLQNETSKSMSLQACNSHESTFEVRGEAVDLVDIDNWFCSCKAWQLSGLPCCHAIAIFECLGRSPYDYCSRYFTSESYRLTYSESINPIPLLEKPAKAEVDMEIMVSPPPTKRPAGRPKMKQPDSVDIIRRQLQCSKCKGLGHNKKTCNKANKIDGSDPLLLTGMVVAEQPEVTA, from the exons ATGGCTGCAAAGAAAATCATTGCAATATGCCAATCTGGTGGGGAATTTGTGACCAATAATGTAGACGGATCTTTGAGTTACACCGGAGGGAATGCATATGCTGTAGATATCGATGAGAAAACGAATGTGGATGCCTTTAAGCAAGAACTAGGGGACACATTTAAGTTTAACGTAGTTGGAATGACCATAAAGTATTTTCTTCCGGGAAATAAAAAGACTCTCATCACAGTATCCAAAGATAAGGACCTACGACGCATGGTTAACTTCTTCAAGGATTCCGAGCAAGTAGAAGTCTTTGTAATCGCCGAAGGAGCTGCTGTTGCACTCAATGTTTCCAATATGCCTGCCAGTag GTCCAGCAGGACAACTATGCCAGAGCCAGCGGTTTCTCCTGCTACCCCTTTGGATTTCACAAACCCTGACGGTCAGCTTATGGTTGATACACCCATGGATACGACAACACCATTAGGTATTTGTAGCAATGACAACAAGCACCGTAGGGCAGCTACACAGTGGGAAAACTCCATTACTGGCGTGGACCAAAGATTCAGTAGTTTTACTGAATTTCGTGAAGTCTTACACAAGTACTCAATTGCGCATGGATTTACATATAATTATAAGAAGAATGATAGTCACAGAGTAACGGTTAAATGCAAGTCTGAGGGTTGTCCTTGGCGTATATATGCATCAAGGTTGGTTACCACCCAGCtgatatttattaagaaaatgaataaaaaccATACATGTGAAGGAGCTGTCGTGAAAGCCGGATATCGAGCAACAAGGGGATGGGTGGGAAATATAATTAAGGAGAAGTTGAAGTTTTCTCCTGATTACAAACCAAAGGATATTGCCACTGACATTAAACGTGAATATGGCATTCAGTTGAACTATTCTCAGGCATGGCGTGCAAAAGAGATTGCAAGAGAGCAACTTCAGGGTTCTTATAGAGAAGCATACAGTCAGTTACCGTCATTCTGTGAGAGAATCATGGAAACTAATCCAGGTAGTCTTGCTACATTTGTCACAAAGGAGGACTCGAGTTTCCACCGGCTATTTGTCTCCTTTCATGCATCAATATATGGCTTTCAACAGGGCTGCCGCCCTCTTCTTTTCCTTGATAGCACTGTTCTCTATGCAAAATATCAAGGAATTGTATTGTCTGCGGTGGGTGCAGATGGGAATGATGGTGTCTTACCAGTAGCCTTTGCAGTTGTAGACGAGGAGACAGATGACAACTGGAATTGGTTTCTCTCTGAACTTAAATCTGCTATCTCAACCTCGCGACCAATAACATTTGTTTCTGCTTTCCAGAATGGTATAAGAGAGTCGTTGTGTGATATATTCGGCAAAGATAGCTATCATGGTTATTGTCTGCGGCACCTTGGTGAGAAATTAAATAAGGATTTGCATGGGAAGTTTTCACATGAAGCAAGGTGTCTTTTGATCCAAGATTTATATGCTGCTGCTTATGCGCCAAAACTGGAGGATTTTGAGCGCTGTGTTGAGAACATAAAGGCCATCTCACCTGATGCTTACAGTTGGGTCGTACAAAGTGAGCCTGATCATTGGGCAAATGCCTTTTTTGGTGGGGCAAGGTATGACCACATGACTTCTAACTTCGGACAACTTTTTCGTGATTGGGTATCCGATGTGAGTGAACTTCCAGTTACGCAGATGGTTGATGCCTTGCAAAGGAAGATGATGGAACTGAACTACACAAGGTGTGTTGATTCTAGTTTGTGGCTTACAAGATTGACACCTTATATGGAAGAAAAGCTTCAAAATGAGACGTCAAAGTCAATGTCACTTCAAGCATGCAACTCACATGAGAGCACATTTGAAGTCCGTGGAGAAGCTGTTGATTtagttgatattgataattggTTCTGCAGCTGCAAAGCATGGCAGCTCAGCGGGTTGCCTTGCTGCCATGCTATTGCTATATTCGAATGTCTGGGAAGGAGCCCATATGATTATTGCTCCAGATACTTCACAAGTGAGAGCTACCGTTTGACATACTCCGAATCAATCAACCCTATACCTCTTCTGGAAAAGCCTGCGAAAGCTGAAGTAGACATGGAAATCATGGTCAGTCCTCCTCCAACTAAACGTCCAGCTGGGCGACCAAAGATGAAACAACCAGACTCAGTTGATATAATTAGACGTCAGCTTCAGTGTAGCAAGTGCAAGGGCCTGGGGCACAATAAGAAGACATGCAA CAAGGCAAATAAAATTGATGGATCTGATCCGCTACTTCTTACCGGCATGGTGGTAGCTGAACAACCTGAAGTCACTGCATGA
- the LOC107871236 gene encoding uncharacterized protein LOC107871236 isoform X7: protein MPEPAVSPATPLDFTNPDGQLMVDTPMDTTTPLGICSNDNKHRRAATQWENSITGVDQRFSSFTEFREVLHKYSIAHGFTYNYKKNDSHRVTVKCKSEGCPWRIYASRLVTTQLIFIKKMNKNHTCEGAVVKAGYRATRGWVGNIIKEKLKFSPDYKPKDIATDIKREYGIQLNYSQAWRAKEIAREQLQGSYREAYSQLPSFCERIMETNPGSLATFVTKEDSSFHRLFVSFHASIYGFQQGCRPLLFLDSTVLYAKYQGIVLSAVGADGNDGVLPVAFAVVDEETDDNWNWFLSELKSAISTSRPITFVSAFQNGIRESLCDIFGKDSYHGYCLRHLGEKLNKDLHGKFSHEARCLLIQDLYAAAYAPKLEDFERCVENIKAISPDAYSWVVQSEPDHWANAFFGGARYDHMTSNFGQLFRDWVSDVSELPVTQMVDALQRKMMELNYTRCVDSSLWLTRLTPYMEEKLQNETSKSMSLQACNSHESTFEVRGEAVDLVDIDNWFCSCKAWQLSGLPCCHAIAIFECLGRSPYDYCSRYFTSESYRLTYSESINPIPLLEKPAKAEVDMEIMVSPPPTKRPAGRPKMKQPDSVDIIRRQLQCSKCKGLGHNKKTCNSKANKIDGSDPLLLTGMVVAEQPEVTA, encoded by the exons ATGCCAGAGCCAGCGGTTTCTCCTGCTACCCCTTTGGATTTCACAAACCCTGACGGTCAGCTTATGGTTGATACACCCATGGATACGACAACACCATTAGGTATTTGTAGCAATGACAACAAGCACCGTAGGGCAGCTACACAGTGGGAAAACTCCATTACTGGCGTGGACCAAAGATTCAGTAGTTTTACTGAATTTCGTGAAGTCTTACACAAGTACTCAATTGCGCATGGATTTACATATAATTATAAGAAGAATGATAGTCACAGAGTAACGGTTAAATGCAAGTCTGAGGGTTGTCCTTGGCGTATATATGCATCAAGGTTGGTTACCACCCAGCtgatatttattaagaaaatgaataaaaaccATACATGTGAAGGAGCTGTCGTGAAAGCCGGATATCGAGCAACAAGGGGATGGGTGGGAAATATAATTAAGGAGAAGTTGAAGTTTTCTCCTGATTACAAACCAAAGGATATTGCCACTGACATTAAACGTGAATATGGCATTCAGTTGAACTATTCTCAGGCATGGCGTGCAAAAGAGATTGCAAGAGAGCAACTTCAGGGTTCTTATAGAGAAGCATACAGTCAGTTACCGTCATTCTGTGAGAGAATCATGGAAACTAATCCAGGTAGTCTTGCTACATTTGTCACAAAGGAGGACTCGAGTTTCCACCGGCTATTTGTCTCCTTTCATGCATCAATATATGGCTTTCAACAGGGCTGCCGCCCTCTTCTTTTCCTTGATAGCACTGTTCTCTATGCAAAATATCAAGGAATTGTATTGTCTGCGGTGGGTGCAGATGGGAATGATGGTGTCTTACCAGTAGCCTTTGCAGTTGTAGACGAGGAGACAGATGACAACTGGAATTGGTTTCTCTCTGAACTTAAATCTGCTATCTCAACCTCGCGACCAATAACATTTGTTTCTGCTTTCCAGAATGGTATAAGAGAGTCGTTGTGTGATATATTCGGCAAAGATAGCTATCATGGTTATTGTCTGCGGCACCTTGGTGAGAAATTAAATAAGGATTTGCATGGGAAGTTTTCACATGAAGCAAGGTGTCTTTTGATCCAAGATTTATATGCTGCTGCTTATGCGCCAAAACTGGAGGATTTTGAGCGCTGTGTTGAGAACATAAAGGCCATCTCACCTGATGCTTACAGTTGGGTCGTACAAAGTGAGCCTGATCATTGGGCAAATGCCTTTTTTGGTGGGGCAAGGTATGACCACATGACTTCTAACTTCGGACAACTTTTTCGTGATTGGGTATCCGATGTGAGTGAACTTCCAGTTACGCAGATGGTTGATGCCTTGCAAAGGAAGATGATGGAACTGAACTACACAAGGTGTGTTGATTCTAGTTTGTGGCTTACAAGATTGACACCTTATATGGAAGAAAAGCTTCAAAATGAGACGTCAAAGTCAATGTCACTTCAAGCATGCAACTCACATGAGAGCACATTTGAAGTCCGTGGAGAAGCTGTTGATTtagttgatattgataattggTTCTGCAGCTGCAAAGCATGGCAGCTCAGCGGGTTGCCTTGCTGCCATGCTATTGCTATATTCGAATGTCTGGGAAGGAGCCCATATGATTATTGCTCCAGATACTTCACAAGTGAGAGCTACCGTTTGACATACTCCGAATCAATCAACCCTATACCTCTTCTGGAAAAGCCTGCGAAAGCTGAAGTAGACATGGAAATCATGGTCAGTCCTCCTCCAACTAAACGTCCAGCTGGGCGACCAAAGATGAAACAACCAGACTCAGTTGATATAATTAGACGTCAGCTTCAGTGTAGCAAGTGCAAGGGCCTGGGGCACAATAAGAAGACATGCAA CAGCAAGGCAAATAAAATTGATGGATCTGATCCGCTACTTCTTACCGGCATGGTGGTAGCTGAACAACCTGAAGTCACTGCATGA
- the LOC107871236 gene encoding uncharacterized protein LOC107871236 isoform X3 gives MAAKKIIAICQSGGEFVTNNVDGSLSYTGGNAYAVDIDEKTNVDAFKQELGDTFKFNVVGMTIKYFLPGNKKTLITVSKDKDLRRMVNFFKDSEQVEVFVIAEGAAVALNVSNMPASRSSRTTMPEPAVSPATPLDFTNPDGQLMVDTPMDTTTPLGICSNDNKHRRAATQWENSITGVDQRFSSFTEFREVLHKYSIAHGFTYNYKKNDSHRVTVKCKSEGCPWRIYASRLVTTQLIFIKKMNKNHTCEGAVVKAGYRATRGWVGNIIKEKLKFSPDYKPKDIATDIKREYGIQLNYSQAWRAKEIAREQLQGSYREAYSQLPSFCERIMETNPGSLATFVTKEDSSFHRLFVSFHASIYGFQQGCRPLLFLDSTVLYAKYQGIVLSAVGADGNDGVLPVAFAVVDEETDDNWNWFLSELKSAISTSRPITFVSAFQNGIRESLCDIFGKDSYHGYCLRHLGEKLNKDLHGKFSHEARCLLIQDLYAAAYAPKLEDFERCVENIKAISPDAYSWVVQSEPDHWANAFFGGARYDHMTSNFGQLFRDWVSDVSELPVTQMVDALQRKMMELNYTRCVDSSLWLTRLTPYMEEKLQNETSKSMSLQACNSHESTFEVRGEAVDLVDIDNWFCSCKAWQLSGLPCCHAIAIFECLGRSPYDYCSRYFTSESYRLTYSESINPIPLLEKPAKAEVDMEIMVSPPPTKRPAGRPKMKQPDSVDIIRRQLQCSKCKGLGHNKKTCNVIILLEAARQIKLMDLIRYFLPAWW, from the exons ATGGCTGCAAAGAAAATCATTGCAATATGCCAATCTGGTGGGGAATTTGTGACCAATAATGTAGACGGATCTTTGAGTTACACCGGAGGGAATGCATATGCTGTAGATATCGATGAGAAAACGAATGTGGATGCCTTTAAGCAAGAACTAGGGGACACATTTAAGTTTAACGTAGTTGGAATGACCATAAAGTATTTTCTTCCGGGAAATAAAAAGACTCTCATCACAGTATCCAAAGATAAGGACCTACGACGCATGGTTAACTTCTTCAAGGATTCCGAGCAAGTAGAAGTCTTTGTAATCGCCGAAGGAGCTGCTGTTGCACTCAATGTTTCCAATATGCCTGCCAGTag GTCCAGCAGGACAACTATGCCAGAGCCAGCGGTTTCTCCTGCTACCCCTTTGGATTTCACAAACCCTGACGGTCAGCTTATGGTTGATACACCCATGGATACGACAACACCATTAGGTATTTGTAGCAATGACAACAAGCACCGTAGGGCAGCTACACAGTGGGAAAACTCCATTACTGGCGTGGACCAAAGATTCAGTAGTTTTACTGAATTTCGTGAAGTCTTACACAAGTACTCAATTGCGCATGGATTTACATATAATTATAAGAAGAATGATAGTCACAGAGTAACGGTTAAATGCAAGTCTGAGGGTTGTCCTTGGCGTATATATGCATCAAGGTTGGTTACCACCCAGCtgatatttattaagaaaatgaataaaaaccATACATGTGAAGGAGCTGTCGTGAAAGCCGGATATCGAGCAACAAGGGGATGGGTGGGAAATATAATTAAGGAGAAGTTGAAGTTTTCTCCTGATTACAAACCAAAGGATATTGCCACTGACATTAAACGTGAATATGGCATTCAGTTGAACTATTCTCAGGCATGGCGTGCAAAAGAGATTGCAAGAGAGCAACTTCAGGGTTCTTATAGAGAAGCATACAGTCAGTTACCGTCATTCTGTGAGAGAATCATGGAAACTAATCCAGGTAGTCTTGCTACATTTGTCACAAAGGAGGACTCGAGTTTCCACCGGCTATTTGTCTCCTTTCATGCATCAATATATGGCTTTCAACAGGGCTGCCGCCCTCTTCTTTTCCTTGATAGCACTGTTCTCTATGCAAAATATCAAGGAATTGTATTGTCTGCGGTGGGTGCAGATGGGAATGATGGTGTCTTACCAGTAGCCTTTGCAGTTGTAGACGAGGAGACAGATGACAACTGGAATTGGTTTCTCTCTGAACTTAAATCTGCTATCTCAACCTCGCGACCAATAACATTTGTTTCTGCTTTCCAGAATGGTATAAGAGAGTCGTTGTGTGATATATTCGGCAAAGATAGCTATCATGGTTATTGTCTGCGGCACCTTGGTGAGAAATTAAATAAGGATTTGCATGGGAAGTTTTCACATGAAGCAAGGTGTCTTTTGATCCAAGATTTATATGCTGCTGCTTATGCGCCAAAACTGGAGGATTTTGAGCGCTGTGTTGAGAACATAAAGGCCATCTCACCTGATGCTTACAGTTGGGTCGTACAAAGTGAGCCTGATCATTGGGCAAATGCCTTTTTTGGTGGGGCAAGGTATGACCACATGACTTCTAACTTCGGACAACTTTTTCGTGATTGGGTATCCGATGTGAGTGAACTTCCAGTTACGCAGATGGTTGATGCCTTGCAAAGGAAGATGATGGAACTGAACTACACAAGGTGTGTTGATTCTAGTTTGTGGCTTACAAGATTGACACCTTATATGGAAGAAAAGCTTCAAAATGAGACGTCAAAGTCAATGTCACTTCAAGCATGCAACTCACATGAGAGCACATTTGAAGTCCGTGGAGAAGCTGTTGATTtagttgatattgataattggTTCTGCAGCTGCAAAGCATGGCAGCTCAGCGGGTTGCCTTGCTGCCATGCTATTGCTATATTCGAATGTCTGGGAAGGAGCCCATATGATTATTGCTCCAGATACTTCACAAGTGAGAGCTACCGTTTGACATACTCCGAATCAATCAACCCTATACCTCTTCTGGAAAAGCCTGCGAAAGCTGAAGTAGACATGGAAATCATGGTCAGTCCTCCTCCAACTAAACGTCCAGCTGGGCGACCAAAGATGAAACAACCAGACTCAGTTGATATAATTAGACGTCAGCTTCAGTGTAGCAAGTGCAAGGGCCTGGGGCACAATAAGAAGACATGCAA TGTCATTATCCTTTTGGAAGCAGCAAGGCAAATAAAATTGATGGATCTGATCCGCTACTTCTTACCGGCATGGTGGTAG